A window from Opitutia bacterium ISCC 52 encodes these proteins:
- a CDS encoding glycosyltransferase family 4 protein, which translates to MNILFVHHGAITANSMNHIGPFADELDKQGHQTIVAVPELDPTLKFFPYPRIKLQSFEELLKSPCCFEGSPPDIVHAWTPREIVRQFCEQLWQRIESRWIIHLEDDESAVREATEMSREDVLHRTDPLHGPWFMEFADGYTLILDRLARDLPPEKLFQTLYPGFDLQAFRRNPEPALSRETFSIPDNFKIISYPGAASGANSEDLLDLFTAIHLLNEHGTPCVLLKTGFPDIRVRKQLPEGAENWIRDVGYLPREQMWRLIELADVVVQPGRQNDYNEYRLPSKLPDFLCIGKPLVTSTTNLGRKLKDGEEALLLEESTAEEIAARCQELFSNPDLAQNLAKGGKEKGRDWFNLSKNTESLVEYYQRILETPQNPLSEPPGNQIDKALELLESELSTIQKPSEEVLQIRGYLQEVCLNRDTKQLKLSKPPPITIELQVYYPHDPDKLEFSSIRRSHGLKTEQHCMIPFSPKESMDWLRIDPGQYPGTYLIKSWALLDEHQKPLLVWTPQSAYKILCQANGATLGPISDEGQEIWSLTHDPQLLFAPLPKIETAKIRWLRLEFSAKEVESPLTTQLKLRRKSIDQQGEEEAKRNARMDILLNKLERRHSLVLRFIDRIRNR; encoded by the coding sequence ATGAATATCCTGTTTGTCCACCACGGCGCCATAACTGCCAATAGCATGAACCACATCGGTCCCTTTGCCGACGAATTAGACAAACAGGGGCACCAAACGATTGTGGCCGTTCCAGAACTGGACCCTACCCTGAAGTTTTTTCCCTATCCTCGGATCAAACTTCAATCCTTCGAAGAACTGCTAAAAAGCCCCTGTTGTTTCGAAGGGTCACCGCCGGATATCGTTCATGCCTGGACGCCCAGAGAAATTGTCAGGCAATTCTGTGAACAATTGTGGCAACGTATCGAATCGCGTTGGATTATCCATCTCGAGGACGACGAGTCCGCGGTCCGAGAAGCAACTGAGATGAGCCGCGAGGACGTACTTCACCGCACCGACCCACTCCACGGTCCCTGGTTCATGGAGTTTGCAGATGGCTACACCCTTATTCTAGATCGCCTGGCACGCGATCTACCTCCTGAAAAACTGTTTCAGACGCTATACCCAGGCTTCGACCTTCAGGCCTTCCGCCGTAATCCTGAACCAGCACTTTCGCGCGAAACTTTTTCAATCCCGGACAACTTTAAAATCATTTCCTACCCTGGTGCAGCCTCAGGTGCCAATAGCGAGGACCTGCTAGATCTTTTCACGGCAATTCATCTGCTCAACGAACATGGTACGCCCTGTGTTTTATTAAAGACAGGGTTTCCAGACATTCGCGTCCGCAAACAACTACCTGAGGGAGCTGAGAACTGGATTCGGGATGTAGGCTATCTCCCGCGTGAACAAATGTGGCGTCTGATTGAACTCGCAGATGTCGTGGTTCAGCCCGGCAGGCAAAATGATTACAACGAATACCGGCTCCCTTCAAAATTGCCTGATTTCCTTTGTATCGGAAAACCCCTCGTCACGAGTACCACAAACCTTGGCCGCAAATTGAAGGACGGCGAGGAAGCCCTCCTCCTGGAAGAATCCACCGCCGAAGAGATTGCAGCTCGTTGCCAGGAATTGTTTTCCAATCCAGACCTAGCTCAGAACCTCGCCAAAGGAGGTAAGGAGAAAGGGCGCGATTGGTTCAACCTCAGTAAGAACACGGAATCTTTGGTGGAGTATTATCAACGGATTTTGGAAACCCCTCAAAATCCACTCTCGGAACCTCCAGGGAATCAGATTGATAAGGCACTCGAACTCTTGGAAAGCGAATTATCGACCATCCAAAAGCCGAGTGAAGAGGTACTACAGATACGAGGCTACCTCCAAGAGGTATGCCTGAACCGCGATACCAAGCAACTGAAGCTCTCAAAGCCTCCGCCCATTACCATAGAGCTGCAGGTATATTACCCTCACGACCCCGACAAATTGGAGTTTTCATCTATTCGGCGATCGCATGGTCTGAAAACGGAGCAACATTGCATGATCCCTTTCAGCCCCAAAGAAAGCATGGATTGGCTGAGAATCGACCCGGGCCAATATCCTGGAACTTATCTGATTAAATCCTGGGCTTTGTTGGACGAACATCAGAAGCCCCTCTTGGTTTGGACACCCCAATCGGCTTATAAGATTCTCTGCCAAGCCAATGGTGCCACCCTTGGACCCATTTCCGATGAAGGACAAGAAATCTGGAGTCTCACCCACGACCCTCAGCTTTTGTTTGCTCCGTTACCTAAGATTGAAACGGCAAAAATCCGCTGGCTTCGTCTGGAGTTTTCAGCCAAGGAAGTGGAATCCCCCCTCACCACCCAGCTCAAATTGCGGCGCAAATCAATCGACCAACAAGGCGAAGAAGAAGCCAAGAGAAACGCTCGCATGGACATACTTCTAAACAAGCTAGAAAGAAGGCACTCACTAGTGCTTAGGTTTATAGATAGAATTCGAAACAGATAA
- a CDS encoding class I SAM-dependent methyltransferase produces MDYSASYNKFFKKLKKNKGSKNKVYSDAVGGDYEEMGYIQMQLLKMIGIQPDQRIVDVGCGSGRLAHQLAKNGFSDYTGFDVVPDLLSFAKSQCSKSSFKFKKIEDTHIPLPENSVDLVCFFSVFTHLFHEDSYKYLISAKSILKETGKIAFSFLTFDEDEHWALFDRMVEYEKPTHHNQFMTNSQIEIWADKLGFKIDRLETGSTPFIPLEKEIILESGAHFRDLGSLGQGVCVLSKA; encoded by the coding sequence ATGGACTACTCAGCCAGCTACAACAAGTTCTTCAAGAAACTGAAAAAGAATAAGGGCTCCAAAAACAAGGTCTATTCTGATGCTGTCGGCGGTGACTACGAAGAGATGGGGTATATTCAGATGCAACTCTTGAAGATGATCGGTATTCAACCCGACCAGCGCATCGTGGACGTGGGGTGCGGATCAGGACGCTTAGCACACCAATTAGCCAAGAATGGATTCTCTGACTACACCGGCTTCGATGTTGTCCCAGACCTGCTTTCCTTTGCTAAAAGCCAATGTTCTAAATCCAGCTTTAAGTTCAAAAAAATCGAGGACACTCACATTCCTCTTCCTGAAAACTCTGTGGACTTAGTCTGCTTTTTCTCAGTATTTACTCACCTGTTTCACGAGGACTCTTACAAGTACCTAATCAGCGCTAAATCAATCCTCAAGGAAACGGGGAAGATCGCATTTTCATTTCTAACCTTTGATGAAGATGAACATTGGGCGCTGTTTGATCGCATGGTCGAATACGAGAAACCCACACATCACAACCAGTTCATGACCAATAGCCAGATTGAAATCTGGGCTGATAAATTAGGGTTCAAAATTGACCGGCTTGAAACGGGATCCACGCCCTTTATACCACTTGAAAAAGAAATTATCCTGGAAAGCGGAGCCCATTTCCGAGATCTGGGTTCACTCGGCCAAGGAGTCTGCGTACTCTCAAAAGCATAG
- a CDS encoding transposase, translating into MALLNTSAAIMDRSLSKRIFREWLTREKIKTLYIELGSPWQNGYIESFHARLREECLNREQLWTLTEARVVIGDWRWKYNHIRPHRSLGYISPIKFAQQLTQENSEQGSGSTRPTASFLQNLNFLYNLNHMIITSRLTKQVAQFG; encoded by the coding sequence ATGGCGCTCCTGAACACATCCGCAGCGATAATGGATCGGAGTTTATCGAAAAGAATCTTTCGTGAATGGCTCACTCGTGAGAAGATCAAGACGCTCTACATCGAGCTGGGCAGCCCCTGGCAGAATGGATACATCGAGAGCTTCCATGCCCGCTTGCGTGAAGAGTGCCTAAACCGCGAACAACTATGGACCTTGACCGAAGCACGAGTGGTAATCGGTGACTGGCGTTGGAAGTATAATCACATCCGACCGCACAGGTCCCTTGGCTACATCAGTCCAATCAAGTTCGCTCAACAATTAACTCAAGAGAACTCTGAACAAGGCTCTGGCTCCACTCGGCCTACGGCCTCCTTCCTCCAGAACCTTAACTTCCTCTACAACCTGAACCACATGATTATAACCTCCAGACTAACAAAGCAGGTGGCCCAGTTTGGGTAA
- a CDS encoding glycosyltransferase family 2 protein has translation MMAKLAELYYKLPWTAKIAGEIVEASKWLQVERLTITVAIRIPQNGRPIIRINKTELAHNPLPDEEEIYECSPKEETHFLETTFESIDKAATFTVLFSPPDKNYEIPVFQIPVGEIQATNLKLPIIHSIDGILEAENTDTHILYGWCFALDPMVVKKVQARLDHIPLNVEFPLPRKDVAASFEYEKDAAKCGFEFEVPNDKPDGILTLECQLNNDALIELSQTTLSTYEVKTARVEAVEKNETPIRTARPVYNVDTIFIEQQKKIKTKVLGWIFLEDGPPISDVQILYRDKELLCRYGLMRGDVQGEFPGHKNASNCGFEVKTEDIPGNPNLVFQFKPEGGSWIEFDQRKPSQISKTYYTDRKISSSKSGVQGNVENAQIGRRYGHQFMFVGWCFSISGEPVEEVRIRTGKQTFIGKAGLKRKDVYEENRESYPNSLNSGFEIPLDDIPKIAKLKFEYKSPKGKWKLFALEEFSRFPVSHFASQSEEKRDYKKWLKKYDGQLSIPKDKATALLDSLENKPLISVIMPVYNTPGNYLKRAIDSVIDQYYPHWELCIADDASPDDSVWELLESFAQKDERIKIVRREQNGHICAASNSALELSTGEWCAFLDHDDAYPKDALQRAVQFINKYPDAGLFYSDEDKLDEDDNRHDPYFKPEWNPELLEGQNYLCHLTVTKRNLVEKVGKFQPGLEGSQDWDLFLKITELLETHQVVHIPYLLYHWRAIAGSTALALEEKGYIRESSHKTLEGHCERARPGVEIMPIAHGHWRLKYNVPQPAPLVSIIIPTKDQAPILRACIDSISNSTIYPNYEIIVVDNQSEEAETQELFEELKERNIQVLDYPKPFNFSAINNFAAEHANGEFLAFVNNDVTIINGEWLEEMISHACKDHVGAVGAKLYFPEDCIQHAGVILGINGVAGHCFKYAVRGEPGQRNRLNLVQQFSAVTAACLVVRKTIFEEVEGFEEDNLGVAFNDIDLCLRIKEAGYANIWTPHAQLYHHESVSRGDDNDQSRKVRVDSEIEYMRKRWGDLLQSDPTYNPNLTLEFEDFSLAWPPRLPKE, from the coding sequence ATGATGGCCAAACTAGCAGAGCTCTATTATAAGCTCCCTTGGACAGCCAAGATAGCCGGGGAAATTGTAGAAGCCAGCAAGTGGCTTCAAGTGGAACGACTCACCATAACAGTCGCCATCCGAATCCCACAAAACGGTAGACCGATCATCCGGATTAACAAAACCGAGCTGGCTCATAATCCGCTGCCTGATGAAGAAGAGATCTATGAATGCAGCCCGAAAGAGGAAACTCACTTTCTGGAAACCACTTTCGAATCCATAGATAAGGCAGCCACATTTACGGTGCTGTTTTCTCCCCCCGACAAAAATTATGAAATCCCGGTATTCCAAATCCCGGTAGGAGAGATTCAGGCGACCAACCTGAAACTTCCCATCATTCATTCCATTGATGGTATCTTAGAAGCCGAGAACACGGACACACACATTCTCTACGGCTGGTGCTTTGCACTCGATCCAATGGTGGTCAAGAAAGTGCAAGCGCGCCTCGATCACATCCCACTCAATGTCGAATTTCCTCTGCCGAGGAAAGATGTCGCCGCATCTTTTGAATATGAGAAGGACGCCGCCAAATGTGGCTTCGAATTTGAGGTACCTAATGATAAGCCCGATGGAATCCTCACACTCGAATGCCAACTCAACAACGATGCCTTGATTGAGTTGAGCCAGACCACATTATCCACCTATGAAGTAAAAACCGCTCGCGTGGAGGCTGTGGAGAAAAACGAAACTCCCATACGAACCGCCCGGCCTGTTTACAATGTAGACACGATTTTCATAGAGCAGCAAAAGAAGATAAAGACGAAGGTCCTTGGCTGGATATTCCTTGAAGACGGCCCTCCCATTTCGGACGTCCAAATCCTATATAGAGATAAGGAGCTCCTGTGCCGCTACGGTCTGATGAGAGGAGACGTGCAAGGTGAGTTCCCAGGACATAAGAATGCAAGTAATTGCGGCTTCGAAGTTAAAACAGAAGATATCCCAGGGAATCCCAATCTGGTATTTCAATTCAAACCCGAAGGCGGTTCCTGGATTGAATTTGACCAACGGAAACCCTCACAAATCTCGAAGACCTACTATACGGACAGGAAAATCTCTTCTAGCAAAAGTGGCGTTCAAGGAAATGTAGAAAACGCACAGATTGGCAGACGATACGGCCACCAATTCATGTTTGTAGGTTGGTGCTTCAGTATCAGTGGTGAACCGGTTGAAGAAGTCCGAATACGTACAGGTAAACAGACCTTTATTGGAAAGGCTGGTTTAAAACGAAAGGACGTTTATGAGGAGAACCGAGAAAGCTACCCCAACAGCCTGAATTCTGGTTTCGAGATCCCGCTCGACGATATCCCAAAAATAGCGAAGTTAAAATTCGAATACAAAAGCCCAAAAGGAAAGTGGAAGCTTTTCGCTCTCGAAGAATTCTCACGATTTCCTGTCTCACATTTCGCTTCGCAATCAGAAGAAAAGCGCGACTACAAGAAGTGGCTTAAAAAATACGATGGTCAATTATCCATACCCAAAGACAAAGCCACTGCACTTTTAGATTCTCTAGAAAACAAGCCACTCATATCGGTCATAATGCCGGTCTATAATACTCCGGGGAATTACTTAAAACGAGCCATCGATTCAGTCATCGACCAATACTACCCGCATTGGGAACTTTGCATTGCTGACGATGCATCTCCTGACGATTCCGTTTGGGAACTCCTGGAATCATTTGCCCAGAAAGATGAGCGGATAAAAATCGTTCGGAGAGAACAAAACGGACACATTTGCGCAGCTTCGAATTCAGCGCTTGAATTGTCTACCGGCGAGTGGTGTGCCTTTCTCGACCACGACGATGCCTACCCAAAAGACGCACTGCAGCGTGCGGTGCAGTTTATAAATAAATATCCGGATGCAGGTTTATTTTACTCCGACGAAGACAAACTGGATGAGGATGATAACCGACATGATCCATACTTTAAACCGGAGTGGAATCCGGAATTATTGGAAGGGCAGAACTACCTCTGCCACCTGACAGTTACGAAACGCAATCTGGTGGAGAAAGTCGGGAAGTTCCAACCGGGACTGGAGGGCAGCCAAGATTGGGATCTGTTTCTTAAAATCACAGAGCTTCTTGAAACTCACCAAGTCGTCCACATCCCATATCTCCTCTACCATTGGCGAGCGATTGCGGGTTCCACTGCACTGGCATTGGAAGAAAAGGGCTACATTCGTGAATCATCTCACAAGACTCTGGAGGGACATTGCGAACGAGCCCGACCGGGAGTCGAGATCATGCCGATCGCTCATGGACATTGGCGCCTGAAATACAACGTCCCCCAACCTGCACCGTTAGTTTCTATTATCATCCCGACCAAAGACCAAGCCCCTATCCTCAGGGCCTGTATAGACAGTATTTCCAATAGTACCATTTACCCCAATTACGAAATTATCGTCGTTGATAACCAGTCTGAAGAAGCCGAGACTCAGGAACTCTTCGAAGAGCTAAAGGAACGAAACATCCAAGTTCTCGACTACCCGAAACCATTTAACTTTTCTGCGATAAACAATTTTGCAGCGGAGCATGCCAATGGCGAATTCCTGGCCTTCGTGAATAACGACGTAACCATCATTAACGGAGAGTGGCTTGAAGAAATGATCAGCCACGCCTGTAAGGACCACGTCGGGGCCGTGGGTGCAAAACTTTACTTCCCTGAAGATTGCATCCAACATGCGGGCGTCATCCTGGGTATTAACGGTGTGGCCGGACATTGCTTTAAATATGCCGTGAGAGGTGAGCCGGGCCAACGCAATCGGCTTAACTTGGTGCAACAGTTTTCGGCTGTCACGGCTGCATGTCTGGTAGTAAGGAAAACCATATTTGAAGAAGTCGAAGGCTTCGAAGAGGACAACCTGGGAGTTGCATTTAACGACATTGATCTCTGCCTTCGTATTAAGGAAGCGGGTTATGCAAACATTTGGACACCCCATGCACAACTCTACCACCATGAGTCAGTCTCACGCGGAGATGACAATGATCAGTCTCGCAAAGTGAGGGTCGATTCTGAAATCGAATATATGCGCAAGCGCTGGGGAGACCTGCTTCAATCCGACCCCACCTACAACCCGAACTTGACTCTAGAGTTTGAAGATTTCTCTTTGGCTTGGCCTCCTCGATTACCTAAAGAATGA
- a CDS encoding glycosyltransferase family 2 protein: MPLLKSFLRVFSEYVPIITYRHDISETKDGVRFSIDGPRWLSPKQREFLLRGWCFNERKPIESIRITTRKGTQLARFGIERHDLLEAFNTRNENVLYSGFEVPLKVPRGSTKFQLEYKYANGEWLPLVTEHLVRPRLKTFDPENSIKAKHPYSQWVKEYDTLSKEDHQKIRSHIQSWESQPLISVVVPTYNTSVKLLDEMIQSIRGQLYENWELCIADDNSTNKKTRKRLEYWQEKDERIHVSFRTENGHISECTNTAIETTQGDYIALVDHDDELPAHALYYVVNEIREHPSAQIIFSDEDKITPDGYRTDPYFKPDFGYDLLCSHNFVSHLGVYRKSLLEKINGFRKDFVGSQDWDLVLRCLDHISADEIRHIPRILYHWRLSNESTSASVGNKDYAVTAGRKALQEYLDKHEPSGQVEDGPTVGSFRIRYSTPEDPLASIIILTKNNAELLRRCVDSILKKTGYSNFELIIVDNGSDETEAIEYLKDLSNQKGIQVLNHPIPFNFSELNNRAAESAKGEVLIFLNNDMEIIEEDWLRELVSHALREKVGPVGTKLLYPDDYIQHAGMIMGIAGLAGHAFKFLHRQNPGHIGRAGIIQNYSAVTAACLAIKRSVFNELGGFDAVSFATAYNDADLCLRAWELGYRTVYTPHALLYHHESASRGLENNSEKKARWNKEADTMKDKWSSVIERDPYYNPALSLVSEDFSLAKPPRYEKPWEKQDEGGRDL; the protein is encoded by the coding sequence ATGCCGCTGCTGAAATCGTTTCTTCGAGTGTTTAGTGAGTACGTGCCGATCATCACGTACCGACACGACATCTCCGAAACAAAAGATGGAGTTCGATTCTCAATCGATGGTCCACGGTGGCTAAGCCCTAAACAACGCGAATTCCTACTCCGTGGCTGGTGTTTCAACGAAAGAAAGCCCATTGAATCCATAAGGATCACCACCCGAAAAGGAACTCAGCTTGCACGCTTTGGCATCGAGCGACATGATCTATTGGAGGCGTTTAACACGCGCAATGAAAACGTGCTCTATTCTGGATTTGAAGTTCCTTTGAAGGTTCCACGAGGTTCTACAAAGTTTCAGTTAGAGTACAAGTATGCCAATGGCGAATGGCTACCGTTGGTGACCGAGCATTTGGTCCGCCCGAGGCTAAAGACTTTCGACCCGGAAAACTCGATCAAAGCCAAACACCCCTACTCTCAATGGGTAAAAGAGTACGATACACTCAGTAAAGAGGATCACCAAAAAATCAGATCCCATATTCAATCCTGGGAATCCCAGCCGCTCATCTCAGTCGTAGTTCCAACTTACAATACATCTGTCAAACTGTTGGATGAGATGATTCAGAGTATCCGCGGACAGCTCTACGAAAATTGGGAACTCTGTATCGCCGACGACAATTCCACCAACAAGAAGACCCGCAAGCGCCTGGAGTATTGGCAGGAGAAAGACGAACGGATCCACGTTTCCTTCAGAACGGAAAATGGTCATATTTCAGAGTGCACAAACACAGCCATTGAGACAACACAGGGCGACTACATCGCACTGGTAGACCACGATGACGAGCTACCGGCTCACGCACTATATTATGTGGTGAATGAAATAAGGGAGCATCCTTCAGCTCAGATTATTTTTTCCGACGAAGACAAAATCACTCCCGATGGCTATCGAACCGATCCTTACTTCAAACCCGATTTTGGATATGACCTTCTTTGCTCACACAATTTTGTATCTCATCTAGGCGTCTACCGGAAATCATTGCTCGAAAAGATCAATGGCTTTCGCAAAGATTTTGTAGGATCCCAAGACTGGGATCTGGTCCTCCGCTGCCTGGATCATATTTCGGCCGACGAGATCAGGCACATCCCTCGAATTCTTTACCATTGGCGACTCTCGAATGAGTCCACTAGCGCTAGTGTGGGCAATAAGGACTACGCAGTCACAGCAGGACGAAAAGCCTTGCAGGAATATTTGGATAAACATGAGCCAAGCGGACAAGTCGAAGATGGTCCAACCGTGGGATCCTTTCGTATTCGTTATAGTACTCCAGAGGATCCACTCGCATCGATTATCATTCTTACGAAAAACAACGCGGAGCTACTTCGACGCTGTGTAGATTCGATACTGAAAAAAACGGGGTACTCCAATTTTGAACTCATTATTGTAGACAACGGGAGCGACGAAACGGAAGCCATCGAATATCTAAAAGACCTAAGTAACCAAAAAGGCATCCAAGTATTGAATCATCCAATACCCTTTAACTTTTCGGAGTTAAACAATCGTGCCGCCGAATCGGCCAAGGGAGAAGTGTTAATCTTCCTAAACAATGACATGGAGATCATTGAAGAAGACTGGCTGAGAGAACTGGTTAGCCATGCACTTCGCGAAAAAGTCGGGCCGGTTGGCACAAAGCTTCTGTATCCCGATGATTACATACAACATGCAGGCATGATCATGGGAATTGCCGGATTGGCGGGGCATGCATTCAAATTTCTTCATAGACAAAATCCGGGGCACATTGGTCGGGCAGGCATTATTCAAAACTACTCCGCTGTAACGGCAGCATGCCTGGCCATAAAACGATCTGTGTTTAACGAGCTTGGAGGTTTCGATGCAGTAAGCTTTGCAACTGCCTATAATGATGCTGATCTTTGCCTCAGAGCATGGGAGCTTGGATATCGTACCGTATACACTCCCCACGCCCTACTCTATCATCACGAATCTGCATCCAGAGGGTTGGAAAACAATTCCGAGAAGAAGGCCCGTTGGAATAAAGAAGCGGACACCATGAAAGACAAATGGAGCTCCGTTATTGAACGGGATCCTTACTACAACCCTGCTCTTTCGTTAGTCAGTGAAGATTTCAGTTTGGCAAAACCTCCACGGTACGAAAAGCCATGGGAGAAACAGGATGAAGGGGGTAGAGACTTATGA